The Xiphias gladius isolate SHS-SW01 ecotype Sanya breed wild chromosome 9, ASM1685928v1, whole genome shotgun sequence genome window below encodes:
- the usp54b gene encoding inactive ubiquitin carboxyl-terminal hydrolase 54 isoform X2, with the protein MSWKRNYFASGGGAVGGVQGLVTPRTMTSIAPSKGLSNEPGQNSCFLNSALQVLWHLDIFRRSFRQLTTHKCMEDSCIFCALKSIFAQFQFSSERVLPSDALRSALAKTFQDEQRFQLGIMDDAAECFENLLMRIHFHISAESREDICTAKHCIPHQKFAMTLFEQCVCNSCGATSDPLPFIQMVHYISTTSLCNQAVRMLECREKPTPDMFGELLRHASNMGDLRNCPSNCGEVLRIRRVLMNSPEIVSIGLVWDSDHSDLAEDVIHSLGTCLRLGDLFYRVTEERARQAELYLVGMVCYYGKHYSTFFFQTKIRKWMYFDDAHVKEIGPKWKDVVSRCIKGHYQPLLLLYADPRGTPVILQESPNPCTSSNPQLELQHCSSKAGYDSEDSGREPSISSDTRTDSSTDSSSHRASRSRSLHQSTVSHLSSESQTTVVCNYDIGTPPHVADGRESAVEGPPRPPSPPLQEYKETAVFLLSSRRPLTSSSSSSRPLSSSSSSGVGGCEGGVGGPHWEDESTSSESKSSSSGGRYRPTWRPRREALNIDSIFTRQRGSSLGYNSLPGPSLPPEPQDSLPLAGPAPSTQPGLQEVEGREIAESEAGFGLVGQPRSLGSGRTMGPPAPPPLRGVEHQPRLIQRMESGYESSERNSSSPDREVGQQKRVLMSGPSWRSVPKSKSSSAILQELPSPSWVSGTNTGSGRSELDELQEEVARRARLQEQQKRREAEREAAMGFNPKPSKFMDLDQLQHQVLDVGECSQL; encoded by the exons ATGTCGTGGAAGAGGAACTACTTTGCGTCTGGTGGCGGAGCAGTAGGCGGGGTGCAGGGGCTGGTGACCCCGAGAACCATGACCTCTATTGCACCCAGCAAAGGCTTGAGCAACGAGCCGGGACAGAACAGCTGCTTCCTCAACAGCGCTCTGCAG GTTCTGTGGCATCTCGACATCTTTCGCCGAAGCTTTCGACAGCTGACCACACACAAGTGCATGGAGGACTCGTGTATCTTCTGTGCTTTAAAG agtaTCTTTGCTCAGTTCCAGTTCAGCAGCGAGCGCGTGCTGCCATCAGATGCACTGCGGAGCGCTCTGGCCAAGACTTTCCAAGACGAGCAACGCTTTCAGCTGGGCATCATGGACGACGCTGCCGAGTGCTTT GAGAATCTCCTGATGCGTATCCACTTCCACATCAGTGCGGAGAGTAGAGAGGACATCTGCACAGCCAAACACTGTATACCACACCAGAAGTTTGCCATGACTCTGTTCGAACAG tgtgtgtgtaacagcTGTGGAGCCACATCAGACCCCCTGCCCTTCATTCAGATGGTTCATTACATCTCCACTACATCCCTCTG TAACCAGGCAGTGAGGATGCTGGAGTGCAGAGAGAAGCCCACACCGGACATGTTTGGAGAACTGCTCCGCCACGCCAGCAACATGGGAGACCTACGCAACTGCCCT AGTAACTGTGGGGAGGTGCTGCGTATCCGCCGGGTGCTGATGAACTCACCTGAGATTGTTTCCATCGGGCTGGTGTGGGATTCAGACCACTCGGACCTGGCGGAGGACGTCATACACAGCCTGGGGACCTGCCTTCGTCTGGGAGAT TTGTTCTACCgtgtgacagaggagagggCTCGCCAGGCGGAGCTGTACTTGGTGGGCATGGTGTGCTACTACGGCAAGCACTACTCCACCTTCTTCTTCCAGACCAAGATACGCAAGTGGATGTACTTCGACGACGCCCACGTCAAAGAG ATCGGCCCTAAGTGGAAGGACGTGGTGTCTCGCTGTATCAAAGGCCACTACCAGCCCCTGCTCCTGCTCTACGCTGACCCCCGTGGGACGCCGGTGATACTGCAGGAGAGCCCCAACCCCTGTACCAGCTCCAACCCGCAGCTGGAGCTccagcactgcagcagcaagGCTGGTTACGACAGCGAAGACTCTG GTCGGGAGCCGTCCATATCCAGCGATACTCGTACCGACTCTTCAACAGACAGCTCGAGTCACCGTGCCTCTCGCAGCCGATCTCTCCATCAGTCCACGGTCAGCCACCTCTCCAGCGAATCCCAGACCACAGTGGTCTGTAATTACGACATCGGCACACCACCGCACGTCGCTGACGGCAGAG AGTCAGCGGTGGAGGGTCCTCCTcgccctccctctcctcccctgcaGGAGTACAAGGAGACGGccgtcttcctcctctcctcccgccggcctctcacctcctcctcctcctcctctcgtcccctgtcctcctcctcttcgtcaGGAGTAGGGGGCTGTGAGGGTGGGGTAGGGGGCCCCCACTGGGAGGATGAAAGCACCAGCAGTGAGAGCAAGTCCAG TTCCTCTGGAGGCCGCTACAGGCCAACCTGGAGGCCCAGGAGAGAGGCCCTGAACATCGACAGCATCTTCACACGCCAGCGAGGCTCCTCTCTGGGCTACAACAGCCTGCCTGGTCCCTCTCTCCCTCCGGAGCCCCAGGACTCCCTTCCCTTGGCGGGACCTGCCCCATCCACGCAGCCAGGGCTCCAGGAGGTGGAAGGGAGGGAGATAGCGGAGTCGGAGGCAGGGTTTGGGCTGGTCGGGCAGCCCAGGTCTCTGGGCAGCGGGCGGACGATGGGTCCCCCTGCCCCTCCACCTCTGAGAGGGGTGGAGCACCAGCCACGTCTGATTCAGAGGATGGAGAGTGGCTACGAGAGCAGTGAGAGGAACAGCAGCAGCCCCGACAG GGAGGTGGGGCAACAGAAACGGGTGCTGATGTCGGGGCCTTCATGGCGTTCGGTGCCCAAGTCAAAGAGCAGCAGTGCCATCCTACAGGAGCTGCCCTCACCCAGCTGGGTTAGCGGCACcaacacag GCTCAGGGCGCAGTGAGCTGGAcgagctgcaggaggaggtggcGAGGAGAGCCCGACTGCAGGAGCAGCAGAAGCGGAGGGAGGCCGAGCGGGAGGCAGCCATGGGATTCAACCCCAAACCCAGCAAATTCATGGACCTGGACCAGCTCCAACACCAGG
- the usp54b gene encoding inactive ubiquitin carboxyl-terminal hydrolase 54 isoform X1 translates to MSWKRNYFASGGGAVGGVQGLVTPRTMTSIAPSKGLSNEPGQNSCFLNSALQVLWHLDIFRRSFRQLTTHKCMEDSCIFCALKSIFAQFQFSSERVLPSDALRSALAKTFQDEQRFQLGIMDDAAECFENLLMRIHFHISAESREDICTAKHCIPHQKFAMTLFEQCVCNSCGATSDPLPFIQMVHYISTTSLCNQAVRMLECREKPTPDMFGELLRHASNMGDLRNCPSNCGEVLRIRRVLMNSPEIVSIGLVWDSDHSDLAEDVIHSLGTCLRLGDLFYRVTEERARQAELYLVGMVCYYGKHYSTFFFQTKIRKWMYFDDAHVKEIGPKWKDVVSRCIKGHYQPLLLLYADPRGTPVILQESPNPCTSSNPQLELQHCSSKAGYDSEDSGREPSISSDTRTDSSTDSSSHRASRSRSLHQSTVSHLSSESQTTVVCNYDIGTPPHVADGRESAVEGPPRPPSPPLQEYKETAVFLLSSRRPLTSSSSSSRPLSSSSSSGVGGCEGGVGGPHWEDESTSSESKSSSSGGRYRPTWRPRREALNIDSIFTRQRGSSLGYNSLPGPSLPPEPQDSLPLAGPAPSTQPGLQEVEGREIAESEAGFGLVGQPRSLGSGRTMGPPAPPPLRGVEHQPRLIQRMESGYESSERNSSSPDREVGQQKRVLMSGPSWRSVPKSKSSSAILQELPSPSWVSGTNTGSGRSELDELQEEVARRARLQEQQKRREAEREAAMGFNPKPSKFMDLDQLQHQVNSLARSKYC, encoded by the exons ATGTCGTGGAAGAGGAACTACTTTGCGTCTGGTGGCGGAGCAGTAGGCGGGGTGCAGGGGCTGGTGACCCCGAGAACCATGACCTCTATTGCACCCAGCAAAGGCTTGAGCAACGAGCCGGGACAGAACAGCTGCTTCCTCAACAGCGCTCTGCAG GTTCTGTGGCATCTCGACATCTTTCGCCGAAGCTTTCGACAGCTGACCACACACAAGTGCATGGAGGACTCGTGTATCTTCTGTGCTTTAAAG agtaTCTTTGCTCAGTTCCAGTTCAGCAGCGAGCGCGTGCTGCCATCAGATGCACTGCGGAGCGCTCTGGCCAAGACTTTCCAAGACGAGCAACGCTTTCAGCTGGGCATCATGGACGACGCTGCCGAGTGCTTT GAGAATCTCCTGATGCGTATCCACTTCCACATCAGTGCGGAGAGTAGAGAGGACATCTGCACAGCCAAACACTGTATACCACACCAGAAGTTTGCCATGACTCTGTTCGAACAG tgtgtgtgtaacagcTGTGGAGCCACATCAGACCCCCTGCCCTTCATTCAGATGGTTCATTACATCTCCACTACATCCCTCTG TAACCAGGCAGTGAGGATGCTGGAGTGCAGAGAGAAGCCCACACCGGACATGTTTGGAGAACTGCTCCGCCACGCCAGCAACATGGGAGACCTACGCAACTGCCCT AGTAACTGTGGGGAGGTGCTGCGTATCCGCCGGGTGCTGATGAACTCACCTGAGATTGTTTCCATCGGGCTGGTGTGGGATTCAGACCACTCGGACCTGGCGGAGGACGTCATACACAGCCTGGGGACCTGCCTTCGTCTGGGAGAT TTGTTCTACCgtgtgacagaggagagggCTCGCCAGGCGGAGCTGTACTTGGTGGGCATGGTGTGCTACTACGGCAAGCACTACTCCACCTTCTTCTTCCAGACCAAGATACGCAAGTGGATGTACTTCGACGACGCCCACGTCAAAGAG ATCGGCCCTAAGTGGAAGGACGTGGTGTCTCGCTGTATCAAAGGCCACTACCAGCCCCTGCTCCTGCTCTACGCTGACCCCCGTGGGACGCCGGTGATACTGCAGGAGAGCCCCAACCCCTGTACCAGCTCCAACCCGCAGCTGGAGCTccagcactgcagcagcaagGCTGGTTACGACAGCGAAGACTCTG GTCGGGAGCCGTCCATATCCAGCGATACTCGTACCGACTCTTCAACAGACAGCTCGAGTCACCGTGCCTCTCGCAGCCGATCTCTCCATCAGTCCACGGTCAGCCACCTCTCCAGCGAATCCCAGACCACAGTGGTCTGTAATTACGACATCGGCACACCACCGCACGTCGCTGACGGCAGAG AGTCAGCGGTGGAGGGTCCTCCTcgccctccctctcctcccctgcaGGAGTACAAGGAGACGGccgtcttcctcctctcctcccgccggcctctcacctcctcctcctcctcctctcgtcccctgtcctcctcctcttcgtcaGGAGTAGGGGGCTGTGAGGGTGGGGTAGGGGGCCCCCACTGGGAGGATGAAAGCACCAGCAGTGAGAGCAAGTCCAG TTCCTCTGGAGGCCGCTACAGGCCAACCTGGAGGCCCAGGAGAGAGGCCCTGAACATCGACAGCATCTTCACACGCCAGCGAGGCTCCTCTCTGGGCTACAACAGCCTGCCTGGTCCCTCTCTCCCTCCGGAGCCCCAGGACTCCCTTCCCTTGGCGGGACCTGCCCCATCCACGCAGCCAGGGCTCCAGGAGGTGGAAGGGAGGGAGATAGCGGAGTCGGAGGCAGGGTTTGGGCTGGTCGGGCAGCCCAGGTCTCTGGGCAGCGGGCGGACGATGGGTCCCCCTGCCCCTCCACCTCTGAGAGGGGTGGAGCACCAGCCACGTCTGATTCAGAGGATGGAGAGTGGCTACGAGAGCAGTGAGAGGAACAGCAGCAGCCCCGACAG GGAGGTGGGGCAACAGAAACGGGTGCTGATGTCGGGGCCTTCATGGCGTTCGGTGCCCAAGTCAAAGAGCAGCAGTGCCATCCTACAGGAGCTGCCCTCACCCAGCTGGGTTAGCGGCACcaacacag GCTCAGGGCGCAGTGAGCTGGAcgagctgcaggaggaggtggcGAGGAGAGCCCGACTGCAGGAGCAGCAGAAGCGGAGGGAGGCCGAGCGGGAGGCAGCCATGGGATTCAACCCCAAACCCAGCAAATTCATGGACCTGGACCAGCTCCAACACCAGG